The following are encoded together in the Corticium candelabrum chromosome 1, ooCorCand1.1, whole genome shotgun sequence genome:
- the LOC134188194 gene encoding nephrocystin-4-like, which translates to MSDRWFSFAEQYGLQCVPLKRPGDGRLLSRPVNSEKTVPFCLQLKALEGIVLPKYVSGETVQLKVNATLYHSKSRQFFGRTWSSHLLLRKATANRKDSININQNVYFHSSNTDPSTMIVLELVAIHGTVKELSCGWTYLAPFGNVNLLKDTTAKASSQTARLDVYQGSPRLLFYVDNVPSGVFV; encoded by the exons ATGTCAGACAGATGGTTTTCGTTTGCCGAACAGTATGGACTTCAGTGCGTTCCACTGAAAAGGCCAGGTGATGGCCGTCTACTGAGCCGTCCTGTTAACAGCGAGAAAACAGTTCCATTCTGTCTGCAACTGAAGGCTCTCGAAGGAATAGTTCTGCCAAAATATGTG tctgGTGAGACCGTTCAGTTGAAGGTAAATGCCACCCTTTATCACAGCAAAAGCAGACAGTTTTTTGGCAGAACATGGAGTAGTCATCTCTTACTGAGAAAAGCAACAGCAAATCGAAAAGATTCTATTAACATTAATCAG AATGTGTATTTTCATTCTTCAAACACAGATCCAAGTACAATGATAGTTCTGGAACTTG TGGCAATTCATGGTACAGTGAAGGAGCTGTCGTGTGGTTGGACATATCTTGCTCCATTTGGGAATGTGAATCTGTTGAAAGATACAACAGCTAAAGCCTCATCTCAAACAGCGAG GCTTGATGTGTACCAGGGATCGCCTAGGTTGCTATTCTATGTTGACAACGTTCCTTCAGGTGtatttgtctga